A genomic stretch from Telopea speciosissima isolate NSW1024214 ecotype Mountain lineage chromosome 7, Tspe_v1, whole genome shotgun sequence includes:
- the LOC122666815 gene encoding G2/mitotic-specific cyclin S13-7-like has translation MASRPIVPLQQRGGAVVGVGKQKNIAAEGKNRRALEDVSNLAVTSIQEISRPVTRNFCAQLLANAQAAAQNNKKPATVIVDGVVIVDGVVGEKGGGAGKAAQKKVTVKPIPDTVIEISPDTEEETKKKKPVVNQRKLREGSSGKKVKTLTATLTARSKVACGLTNKPKESVPDIDAADVDDELSVVEYVEDIYQFYKIMEHESGVQDYMHSQPDLNHKMREILADWLIEVHHKFKLMPETLYLSLYLVDRFLSMKTVPRRELQLVGISAMLIASKYEEIWAPEVDEFITISNKAYTREQILVMEKTILGRLEWSLTVPTPYVFLVRFIKASGPDQEMENFVFFLAELGLMSYATTIMYCPSMVAASAVYAARCTLNKTPLWTDTLKFHTGYVEAQLMDCAKLLVNFHSFAAESKLKGIYKKYSSPERGAVALHPAAKNLLDHFLPSLSKICLD, from the exons ATGGCATCGAGACCTATTGTCCCTCTGCAGCAGAGAG GTGGGGCGGTTGTTGGGGTAGGGAAGCAGAAGAACATTGCCGCAGAGGGAAAGAACCGGCGAGCACTTGAAGATGTTAGCAACTTGGCAGTTACAAGTATTCAAGAAATCTCTCGCCCTGTAACAAGAAATTTCTGTGCACAATTACTAGCTAATGCACAGGCCGCAGCACAGAATAATAAG AAGCCAGCCACAGTTATTGTTGATGGGGTAGTGATTGTTGATGGTGTTGTGGGGGAAAAGGGAGGTGGAGCAGGAAAGGCAGCTCAAAAGAAAGTCACTGTGAAGCCAATACCTGATACAGTAATTGAAATTAGCCCGGATACAGAAGAGGAGACCAAAAAGAAGAAGCCGGTGGTAAACCAGAGAAAATTGAGAGAAGGGTCATCAGGGAAGAAAGTGAAGACCCTCACAGCAACCCTAACTGCTCGGAGCAAG GTTGCTTGTGGTTTAACTAATAAACCCAAGGAGTCAGTTCCAGACATTGATGCAgcagatgttgatgatgagttATCAGTTGTTGAGTATGTAGAAGACATTTACCAGTTTTACAAGATCATGGAG CATGAAAGTGGAGTTCAGGATTACATGCATTCCCAGCCTGACTTAAATCACAAGATGAGGGAGATTCTTGCAGATTGGTTGATAGAAGTTCATCACAAGTTTAAACTGATGCCTGAAACACTATATCTTTCCCTTTACCTTGTGGATCGTTTCCTTTCCATGAAGACTGTCCCAAGGCGGGAGTTGCAGCTGGTGGGCATAAGTGCCATGCTCATTGCAAGCAAATATGAAGAGATTTGGGCTCCTGAG GTTGATGAATTTATTACCATTTCAAACAAGGCTTATACTCGAGAACAGATTTTGGTGATGGAGAAAACAATTTTGGGCAGGCTTGAATGGAGTTTGACAGTTCCTACACCTTATGTCTTCCTGGTCCGTTTTATCAAAGCTTCTGGGCCTGATCAGGAG ATGGAAAACTTTGTCTTCTTTCTTGCTGAGCTTGGTCTGATGAGCTATGCAACAACCATAATGTATTGCCcatcaatggtagcagcttcaGCAGTCTATGCTGCTAGATGCACACTCAATAAGACACCTCTCTGGACTGACACTCTTAAATTCCATACTGGTTATGTAGAAGCACAACTTAT GGATTGTGCAAAACTATTAGTTAACTTCCACTCATTCGCAGCAGAGAGCAAGCTGAAAGGGATTTACAAGAAATATTCAAGTCCAGAACGCGGTGCTGTTGCTCTGCATCCTGCAGCCAAGAATCTCTTGGATCATTTCCTCCCTAGTCTTTCCAAAATATGTCTTGATTAA